From Paenibacillus sp. PK3_47, the proteins below share one genomic window:
- a CDS encoding copper amine oxidase N-terminal domain-containing protein: MKSKKMIIGAMVFGMAVTGSAGVYAGTNMQKISAYLNHSIGFKINGAAYTPVDNNGKTLAPITYNDTTYLPVRAMADALKIPVTFDAAANQVVLGISAGTTAPDAGSAITLAAVSYSAAQKEQITKAFANYQGFETAYAPAQMIKGDAFKNVAGGDDGVSFVFNHMHVSISPRDYSYLYDGTTVKLSNGVSAKWYTPSDIPMLTFQLDDRYVTISSPDQSLGKAKLEKVAVGVAKLSK; the protein is encoded by the coding sequence ATGAAAAGTAAAAAGATGATCATAGGAGCAATGGTGTTCGGGATGGCAGTTACAGGGTCGGCGGGGGTATATGCAGGAACCAATATGCAAAAGATCAGTGCGTATCTGAACCACAGCATCGGCTTTAAAATAAATGGAGCAGCATATACGCCAGTGGATAACAACGGTAAGACGCTTGCGCCAATCACTTATAATGATACAACGTATCTTCCGGTCCGGGCTATGGCGGATGCGCTGAAAATACCGGTTACCTTTGATGCCGCAGCCAATCAGGTGGTGCTTGGAATATCAGCAGGAACAACGGCACCGGATGCTGGTTCAGCGATAACCCTGGCAGCTGTAAGCTACAGTGCAGCACAGAAAGAGCAGATTACCAAAGCGTTTGCCAACTATCAGGGCTTTGAAACAGCTTATGCGCCTGCACAAATGATTAAGGGCGATGCCTTTAAAAATGTTGCCGGCGGAGATGACGGCGTGAGCTTTGTGTTCAATCATATGCACGTAAGTATATCGCCAAGGGACTATTCCTACTTGTATGATGGAACTACAGTGAAGCTTTCGAATGGAGTAAGTGCCAAATGGTATACCCCTTCGGATATCCCGATGCTGACCTTCCAGCTGGATGACCGCTATGTGACCATCAGCTCGCCGGATCAGTCGCTCGGTAAAGCGAAGCTGGAGAAGGTAGCTGTAGGTGTTGCGAAATTAAGCAAGTAA
- a CDS encoding DUF4023 family protein: MDTHQFVAKFQENQRKAEKNKRRGHGSPQARLANKQHSTNK; the protein is encoded by the coding sequence ATGGACACTCATCAATTTGTAGCGAAGTTTCAGGAGAATCAGCGCAAGGCAGAAAAGAACAAACGCCGGGGCCACGGTTCGCCGCAGGCCAGATTAGCGAATAAGCAGCACAGCACCAACAAATAA